The nucleotide sequence ggacgCCTGGTCCATCTAGttgggagaaaaaggaagctcTGAGGCACCTCATCGCTCTCTGCGGCTTTCTACAAGTGGAAAcggaggtgctggtctcttctccctgggaAACAAGGACAGTTCACAggggaacagcacaaagctgcaccaggggaggatCAGGCTGAACATCAGAAtaaatttctttaccatgaggttggtcaaacattggaacaggcttcctagggaggtggttgatgccctaTGCCTGGCAGTGTTCAAGAGAGGTTTGAATAATGCCCTCAGTAACATGCTTTCACTTTTGGTTAGGTCTGAAGCAGTCAGGCAGTTGGCCTCAATGGTAGCTGTAGGTCCCTtacaactgaactattctataaataaaaaagcaaaagtatttCCAGAACACCAATACTTTCCACTTCAGCTCTCACACATCTTAGAAAAGGCTCCTTTAAAAGGCAGAGGTAGTGATTTATGGAGCCTGAAAAGCATAAATCTAATTAAACCTTAAGATCTTTGAGTCTTACTACCcattcttcagattttttgaAGTCTCACCAACAGCacaagttcctttttttttttttcccctccctttggcttttcctttctcctatCCCCCCAAAACAATTCTGTTCTCCAGAATGCTGCCCAGGCACTCCCCCCAAATAGTCAGGAAACTTCCATCTACAGTAGCCACATCTGACTTCTGAACCTGGAACCAGCTATTTTCTCTGCTCAAAAAAGAGGCTGTTTTAGTAAGGCAAAGATTTATTTATCAGTTTTCACATGTCATGTCAGACCAAATGATATTTACACAACAGTTCAAAATACACAGTATTTGGACTTTAAACAAGCAATTAACTGCAGCCTGTAACAAGCTTTACAAGCAGTATACAAATACTCACTGCTACATAATTCCAGTTAAAAACCACTATCTGCAATGCTCCCACAAGCTTCTATACCTGGAAAGTTTTAGTATATCCTTTCAAGGGGAAGTCTGCAGTTAAAAGAAGGCATATACACAAGCCTATTTAAGGTCATCACTCCAGCTGTCAGTAATTTGCTTCACTTGAAGTATCGTCTGATATACTCTTCCCTAACCCACATGATTCTTGCAATGGCCCTTCTTCAGAACTACTGTCTGCATCATCTCCTGGgttaaattcttcattttcttgtttggaTTCCTCTAAAGCCAGACTTCTCAATGTCTTGAGATTGTCGGTTTCTTGCCCTGTTAACCTCTGGAAAAATGCAAAGGACAGAGAAAGTACCAAGTTCACACTGAGTAGTAGCCAGTGAAATACCGCATAAAGGATTAAACAACCAAATTTATCTATAGCATTATATACTACAATCATTTTCCTAAACTTAAACTAACACATTCAATTCACTTTTTAACCAGAGATAAGTTACATTAAGTCTAGAATAACTAGAAGACACAGTAACTTCTAGCACTTGATTAACAAACTACAACAAGTTTTTAACCTACTCTGATCTTaaggctcagctctgctgccttcttGAACTAAAGCCTTAGAAATGAACAGCTTACAGTTAATAAGTTAACTACTGAGGGACCACAGGTAGGACCCACTACGTTAGAACCTTAAGTCATTTAATTTCTGCCTAAGTTTCACTAACAGTCAGCACTGCCTGAAAACCAAGGTCAGGTGGAACAAAGCAGTGGAGTCTTAGTGCAATTTTTTTTAGTTCAGTCCTAACTGAAAGTTAACTTGATGAAGTTTACTTCTTTCTTAATCGAGTAGTTCACAATAATCTTTAACTTAATTACCGCCTCCCCGGTCCAATCAAAGTTGAAATAATCTGCCAGGCACTTAGCCTCCTATCCCAGTTGAGAGCTCAATCTGTACAAAAACAACCTCAGTTATCATTTTCCAGGTTCCATGgctatgtatttttcagtttcaggagCTGTTACAGACAATTTCTGTTTCCACAGAATCAGTGACAAGGATACCTGTCCACAGGGAACTCTGAAGTATAGCAGCTGTGTAGTTTCATCTATACCTTCGGAAGTTAACCTACTTTAGGTCTGCAATTTaaagtgcaaaataaatatgtattttttcctaaactatTTACTAGCTAATGGAATCAGCCTTAGCTAGATTTTGCACTGAGACACAGTTGTCTTCCAAAACTTTGCTCAAAGTGCAGAAATGTGCTCTCCTGGCCAGTAAAAGCTTAAGTTTATATTAAAAGCTCTGTACAAAAACTCAGTGTGAGTTATCAGTTTTCTtacatgaactttttttttatccattATGCGTTTGGAGGgaacagaatttctttaaataaactttttagACCAGTCATTATTTGTTAAAATATCCTTGTTGATTTCTCACATCTTTTGCTCTACAACACTGCCTTTAAGTACCTCAATCATGCTGGTCATATAATGCACATGTTCAGCCAGTGACATTAGTTCTTCGTTCTCTTCCTTTAGGCGGGCAATTTCACCATCTTTTTGTTCAATTTCTTTGTGCAACTGTGTTCAAGAAACAAGATGTTAAAACAGAAGGACAATAGCCAGTGGTACCAAAGTTCCTTATCTTTCACTAGctaccttttcattttcttgaagaACCTCATACAGagccttcctcctttcttcagcCACTTCCTTCCAGTATTGAGATGAAGGACTTTCTGAAGTAAGAAGATACAGTAAGTCCATGCCTAGGACTGAACTCCGGAGATCATCTTAAGAAACCTAACCTGTATACAAGTGTTCTTTATACTGCAAGAATAAGAATTCCGTGTAGTGTTTTTCCACAGGATTTGTTGTAAATTTACAATTAGAAACATGAGtttacagaagacaaaaatccCACACTGTATTAATGGCTATACAGGCTGAGTCTTCTAGAAACTGCTTCAGGCATGACAGCATGCTGTGTTAAGACGGATGGTCACGTTTACAACTCCCAGCCTTAACTTGTACTTTATGGAAGACAGAAGTCTTATTCCCAAGTCACCATCCACACTGAACTTCAGTCTCCCATTAAACTAAAGATATTTTATACCGGTCCTGAGAAACTAGGGAGTTTCTGCAGCAGCATACTACATCAAGACAGACTTTCATTTTAACTTAGTCATCTGAAAGCTTGTAGATAAGCTAAAATAATGAACTACTGGACTTCTCAGCACTGCACACAATGAGTTTACGGTAACTGGTATCTGGAACTACTGAACAGCAGACAGATATACTTTATTCACCATACTACAGAGGAAATACCCACTAAGTGTaacataaaaacacaaaatgcttaTCTAGCTGACAAAGAAACCATGCTTCAAGTTAGAATGCTATGCTCCCATCAGGATGTTAAgtggaacaaaatatttcaagaattaCCACATACTTTTAATGAGATCTACAGCTTGAATGGCATCATctatattctcattttcttgctctttgtCCACAGGCACCTCAGCTTTACAAGTTGAGGAAGTCAACTTGTTATTCCAGAGTTTCCTTTTGACTGAAGATTTCTTCTGCGTAAGACACACAGGTTTAACTTctaagcagtttaaaaaaacagaacttaaTTTAAGTCAGCTTACCCATAACAACAAGCAAGTCTACCAGCTCCAGTTTCTTTACTAGTTCAAGCTTACAGACAACATCCTTAATAAACATGCTTAACACAAGAAGAGTGTCGaacatttttcctgaagtaCTCCAAGGTAACtagtttttaatattattactaAAATAGTAAGCCTCAGTGGCTAGTAAGCCACTAGTTAGTGGATTCTATGCTTTTTCCATTAAAGTTCAAAAGCATTTCACTACAAGTAGAAATAACTACACAACTACAAGTGATCTTCTAATGCATACCTCTTTACTTCTGCCAACCAGGCAACCTTTTGCTGAAGGCTGAATCATTTTAAGAGTCTGTCTTGGGGCAGCACTGCATGCAGCGTCTgtgaagtatttctgaaaagacaaaCCTTGCTTCAGAGGGCTGCCACACTTTTCTACATAAACAGAAACTCACAAGTTTATCATGCGTCCACTACTATAACCCATGGCTCATCTCTTCCAGAAAAGATGATACTTAAGCCTATTTCAAGGCTTGTGCAAAAAAGGGATCTAATCATTTACAGCAGAGATGATCTTAATCATATGAAGTTATGCTCAGTCTCTACCCTTAGCCTTCATAAGGGAACCTGAAGAAGTCATAGCAGAAATATTATGACTAGATTTCAAGGCCATTTAAAATGCAGAGGCACGCATACAATATAGCTGAAGCTCCCACAGGTGTACTTGACAACAGCAGCATCAGTCTCTGAGGGGACACAGACAGAAGTGGCTGCTACTGCAAGTTTACTTAGCAAAGGCATTCACATTACTTTAAGCCATACCCGTTTTTATTACCTATGAACACACCCTCAAGTGGCGCTCATTTAAATAGACATGTTGCTTCAATTATCCACCAAACTAGAGTTAAGGGCTTCCTTGCTTGGATC is from Anser cygnoides isolate HZ-2024a breed goose chromosome 2, Taihu_goose_T2T_genome, whole genome shotgun sequence and encodes:
- the GMNN gene encoding geminin isoform X1, encoding MNSKMKQKLNAEKSSGSLQKYFTDAACSAAPRQTLKMIQPSAKGCLVGRSKEKSSVKRKLWNNKLTSSTCKAEVPVDKEQENENIDDAIQAVDLIKKSPSSQYWKEVAEERRKALYEVLQENEKLHKEIEQKDGEIARLKEENEELMSLAEHVHYMTSMIERLTGQETDNLKTLRSLALEESKQENEEFNPGDDADSSSEEGPLQESCGLGKSISDDTSSEANY
- the GMNN gene encoding geminin isoform X2, with protein sequence MNSKMKQKLNAEKSSGSLQKYFTDAACSAAPRQTLKMIQPSAKGCLVGRSKEKKSSVKRKLWNNKLTSSTCKAEVPVDKEQENENIDDAIQAVDLIKKSPSSQYWKEVAEERRKALYEVLQENEKLHKEIEQKDGEIARLKEENEELMSLAEHVHYMTSMIERLTGQETDNLKTLRSLALEESKQENEEFNPGDDADSSSEEGPLQESCGLGKSISDDTSSEANY